The genomic window TTCTCGGAAATTTTAGACaattctttcctatgcaggcacaGGCCTGTCTTaagtccacaaattgaacctcctgGTAAGTTTCATCTCTTACATCGCTCTTCAACCAAACGTAATGTTTTTAGTAGTAACGAAGAATTTCTGAATATTAATATGCGTATCTTTTACTGTAGCCGAGAAAAATTATACTTGTAGATACAGCGGAAACCAGCTTGCGCGGCTGTTTTTCACAAGTGAATGGCAGGTGTGCCATTGTTCTGTGGGTggagccaacatttttttttacgttgtaACTGAGTTAATCTATTTCTAAGCTGACTAAAAATTCAATTCCCAGCGTGTCGACGCATTAGCGAGATGTTCCTGTTCAAATTAAATGGCTCTCATGGCAGCTTCGCAAGTCCTCATTGCGATGTCTGACTACTGCAACCCTGGCATGGCACCAATGTATTATTTTGCATCTAGTATAAACGTTATTAGTACAAGGTGTACatccttgttcttttttttttttgtaatgttcgAGTGCCGGCCCCCGGGTATGGTAGTTTGCAATATGGGAGAGATGAAACACGATGTGATACAACGATCAGCGTCACAACGTCGACTCATTATCGCACTGATAAGGCTGAAGTAAGTGAATAACCGAATACTGCGTATTCGTCCCTTAGCTAACAACGCGACAGATGGCGCTCGCACATGAGTGTTCTCTATGCGCTTGCACATCGTGTACGAAATCTGGTAACAACTTTACTGTGTTAGCTCCTACATTATCTCGAGTGAGCGCGCTCGCGTGAAATCCTTTTAAAAAAGTATGGCGGCTTCGCGAAGCCCTATGGCTTTtgttgtttctctttctctttgctTCCTGAATCGTTTTTCTTGTAGCTGTTTCTATTTCTTTCGTTTTCTCGATCTCTctatctttgtttttctttccttctctctctctgtttgaCTGCCTCTACTTTATTTGTTGTAACTTCTCTgttttcctatctctttctcgTGTTTGCGGTGGTGTCACTGCCACTGTGTGTGTGTTCCTGTGTCTTTCTATATATTTCATGTCTACGTTCTCTTTATTATCTCTCTTGCGCATGTTTTACGTGCTCCAAGTCAGGCCTGACTACACGTACCCGTTGCAGTGCGTCGAGCCCTCTCCCATACGGAGAGAGAGCGTGTGGCATCGCGTAGCTACgcatcctctctctctctctttctctctgtgtgtAGGGAGAGGGCGCCGCGTCACAAAGCCTCGCAGTGACGCGCTGCGACGGAAACTTGTGGTCAGGCCTGACCACAAGtacccgttgcagcgcgtcaACGCGTCTTTCTGCGTCTCTCATACGGAGAGAGAGCGTGTGGCGTCGCGTAGCTACGCGCCCAAAATGCCCGAGAGGGCGCTGCGCCGCGTCAAAAAGCCTGGCGGTGACGCGGCCTCAGCCCTCTCTGATAcggaaatagagagagagagagagcggcgTCGGGCAGCCACGCGCCCACTCTCTCTATAAAGAGAGGGCGCGGCGCCGCGTCAAAGAGCCTCGCGGTGACGCGCTGCGACAGATACGTGGGGCCAGGCCTTAACAGCGATGTTCCGTGCAGGGAAGTTTTCCTTTTTCGCggaattttcgcctgtcattttgaggCGAAGGGAAAAAGGGAATTTTCGTTATACTGCAGGCAACTCCTACGGCaaccgataattagcggtcacagtgcgccttcatctgctgtaatcggttctgacgcatgcaccacgcaagcatggcctttgagattTGTTTGCGATATTTACGCGGAGCGATTTCTAGTTCTCTGGTGGTGTGAGACACGAAGCCcccaatgtgcagtgtactaacagtgtAGTAATAATTAAAGTCATAATTTTGTTGTGCGGCAGTAGAGtggctagtcatgatttcaattGTCGCCATACGTGAGACACGTGTAGTTATAGACTAAGtctccctatcggaaaaaaacgaatggtgggcatggtggaaaccaccacccaccattatagtggattaatgtagtgggtgaatggtgggaaacgcccaccatggcgcatggtgggtatggtgggtgctgcagtgccggcaacacttgagcgcgaaatgacgtcagaatcaccgtgacgagctgccacaaaaaataaaaaagaattctataaaaacggtataaaaaacacccgtcccgtaaaaaaaaaaaacaaggcgccacgaggatcgaacgtgcaacctgcggattcccattcgaagacgctaaccactgcgccacaccaacatgacgttgattgcgtgttaaatacttagttgccatacaaacttaaggttcaccttagttatgtttgtcgtgtacacaacatagacaagatctacacctgctactaaatattgcacatttattaaacacaagcaactgcggcctgtaacgattgccactatgttaatgacactagtgctattttttgcaattcacaacttcaagaaaaaaaccaagtggactgaggagcagcgacaatttaccggcggggtctgccaagtttaatatccgtttcacgctcgttctaaagggcggcatctgctcacgctttatgacgcttctaggctcattccatagatacgcccgcctaatttatttgattgagtattgggatgcttttcgcgcaatgtagagggtggtcgcgccagcgcaatgctgtagctatttcgctaaagcaacaactacataacggcttggccaaaacgaatgcagtgtgccggaaacattacgctgtcatattggttcaccaagcacacgaattgccacgtctgagttctcgtacaaaagctagagaagtgccggcgagtgtgaccggcggctgtcggtgagaagacacttaattacgttctctgggagcgCTTTAATTGCGTCGCATCGatatttgttgcttcttgagcggacaccatacacaatgaaaaatgcttcgttTAGGTTagttgatgccatatggctgcgctgtattgtcatacttaatcgtcgtaatcatgtattctgaaacccggaagcacggataacataattgtacgggctcggtcagtaggcctaacctttggtggaaatcatggcggtagaacatgtagtgtacagatcccagctttgtacactatataaattgcacgccattataagcccacccatcatctgcttactgcttcccagcattatcgcgatggtgggcagagcttctcagcttggtacaccatgtggcccaccataacaagcagcacccatcatctgcttaatgcttcccagcattatcgcaatggtgggaagagtttctcaacttggtacaccatgtagcccaccataataagcaccacccaccatatgcttagggcttcccagcattatcgcaatggtgggcagagtgtcccattattgcccactatctagcctctgctttccatcatcatttccactttacccatcatctgtacaccataccacccagtatgtcccagcataaccaccatattttccactacgtcccaccatagccatcataatttccaccatgcccactattatttccaccatgcccactattatttccactactcccaccatgttttccagtatccaccatagcaatttttccgataggggctGCGTAGATGGGTCGTAGGTTAGTACTATTGTGCAGGGAATTTCGCTGGGAATGTCGTCAACGTTTGCAGGGGAAAATCCCCGAAGTGCGaaattttcatgtctctgaacaggaattcttcggcgtagtacgGGACATCACAGGGCCTTAACCCTCGCACCTTCTGCATTGCGGTGGCCGGGTTTGCCCGATTCTCGTGACGCGTTCCTACCTCCGGAGTTTTTCTCGGTGGACGACAAGTTATTGAGAGCCTAAACAGCGTCGCTGTAAACAAAATGATGTCGAGCGCCGGTTCGTAAtggtgatagttttttttttttaagttagaGCACTAGTTACCGACACCCTATTAAATACTACCGTGTTTAAAATTGCAAGGGTGTGCTCGTGAAGACGTTCGAAGCACTCTCGTGCGCACTCTTATAGACTATCTTTCGTAAGCCATATGGGCGACGCCATCTCGGGCTGTTAAGCCgacattttcttgtttttgttaacCGCGACGTGAATTTAATGAGGCCATGAAACACCGTGTGCACCAACGCAACCATTCTCATGCGTATGCGTCTACAGCAACACTGTTTATTTACTTTTTAAAATGTACAAAATGCAATGTGTAATGGCCTAATATAGCTGAACCGATCCAGCGCATAACGTTGAACCCATTCGTAAAATGTATCTACAGACGCTTACCCTAATGTCCGCGTCCCGCATTCCCGGAGGGCAGACCTTGATGGTCTCGTCGCAGAACTCGGCCTGCAGCTTGAGGTTGTCCTTCACCTTGTACTTCTTGTAGAAGTTGTGCAGGCTGGACGCCAGCTCGTCCCGATAGTTGTCTGCAGCGGGCACAAATATATGCAGGGTACATCAGTCAACACGGGCCAAGTACGCCTCTAGGTTTTGcgcactataaaaaaaaaactgataaaaaaaattacacaggACAGTCATCTTCCCAGGCATGTGCACGTAATTACCCAGAAGAGTtatcttcccaggcatgcgcacGTTTTCCCATTATATGACGGGAGCAAGTTTAATCGCGGAGCCCCTCCCTCCACTGCCACCCGCCCTTACCTCATTGGTCGAGTCCGAGGACCGAAGGCCTGCCATTGGTTCCCAGCTTTCTGGGGTAAACGTGGCAAAGGGACAGTTCTTTGATTATGACGTCAAGAGTACCATGCATGGATCGCCATTATCGTCAATGATAGATTTCGAAGAGAAATGGGCCTCCATCATTTCGCTTcgatcgaaatgcgactgccgtggctggaatcgaacccaggaaCTTCAGGTCAGAAGGCGGACACCGGCCGTAACCGCTACAGCATCGCGGTGGACATCTATGTACCATGGGCGTACTCTTGTTCGTGTACGAACAGTGCTGTCCGCTGTTAAAGGGAGCACTCGAATGAGCACATTTCATATTGCCGGACCCACATCTGCGTCTACACAAATGGGGAACCGTGGTTCGTGCAGTGCACTAGCTTGTCGAAAGGAGGCAGAACTGTCCACCaccacgatagttatagcgcgagaataaaacgacgacacagagacaagagagACACGAATGGTCCTTCTTGTCCccgtgtcgtcgttctgttctcgcgctataactatcgtcatgccataccaactagcccaagctgccacacttccaaatgTCCACCACCACCAGTATACCATCGTGCAATATTATCGATGCCAGTATGTTTTTGCAAGAGAGCGAAATCAGTACGCGGGCTGCACTCGAGAGTTCCATTGAACAGTGTTCAACAGTCTGGATGTCTGATCATCTCTATACCATGGTCTTTTCCATTTCCACACCTTCTATTCTTGTCTACCGACAGCGATTAACTAGCAGACTGTAGATGTGGCCTTGTAAACCAACTGGTTTAATCCCTCTCTCACTTTACTTCCGTCCCTCACTCTCTCAAATTCTGAAACTCGTCCTAGCAATGCCAATTTAGCAACCAACTTCGTGTGAAGTCATGACAGCTGAAAAGCTTCCAACTTCCGTGGCATTCTAGAAGGAACATGTTACTTTTATGGTTGAGCCGATTGATGCTGATGCTTCAAATATAACCGTTTTAACTGcataatgacatgcatgtaagCTCACCGAGGATAAATTTGCAGGCCTTGATCATCTTGGGAGGGCTGTGCCTGTAGACGACGAAGTTGGCCTCGTTGCACAGGTTCTTCAGCGCGCCTTCCACGAGTCGCTTACGGCCCTGGCTCGTCGACAGCTTTGGGTGCAGCTCTGCGCATGTGCAGACGAgcgccaaataaaaaaaaaacatgttcacaAAGGTTCAGGGAAGGTGTGACCTTCACTGCCGAAAAAATTTTTACTGGATATTTTTCCACACGACTGTATATTACCAAGAATAATGACATTTtctcgatttgattgattgatttgtggggtttaacgtcccgaaaccaccatttgattatgagagacgccgtagtggaggactctggaaatttcgaccacccgaggttctttaacgtgcaaccaaatctgagcgcacggacctacaacatttcctactgcattggaaatgcagccgccacagccgggattcgatcccgcgacctgtgggtcatcagccgagtaccttagccactaccaCGGCGGGGTGCGGACGAAACAGAAAGAACGCCTTTTCTGGTTTATGCTCAATTTTATCCCTTTCTTTTAATTTCAGAAAGCACGTATACCTACCAGCCCTACAAAAAGTTATATATGAAGTTATGACGGAATTCCAGTACCCTCCGAGAGACCGTCAGCAGTTGTTACCATGTTGTATAAGCTGTCTACGTCGCCTTCTCTGAATAGTTAAGAAATACACTTGACCTTTTCTGAGTAGCTAGGAAGCACAATTAAATATTTCATTGAAACCTCCCTCAACTTAAAGTGTAAATCAGCATTTCCTTCCATTTCATTTCCCCTACAACAATTGATTATCAGATAACAGCTGCCTTAAAAGCCGACAGGAGAACTTGCCTTGCAGGATCGCAACGCATCCATCACACTGCAgacctgcaagaaaaaaaataaatttactGAATATCAAATAAGTTGGGTAGTTTACATTGCGCACAGATTATAGGTATGCGTGCATTAATCTAAATTACTGTAGCATATCGGCATTTAGGAATCCAACAAAAAAGAAATCTCCCTTCTCCCTGATTTACCTCCTAAAGCTTTACCTCCTAAAGATCTCTATGACGATAGTCCAGCGAAAAGACTCTCAAGCACAGTaacaaaatatttgaaaaatattcaattCATTTCGATGTAATTATCCAATTAAAAGTTGCAGCATGAATAGAGAGAGTGTTTAATTAACTAATTCTTACAAATAATTAACACAAAAGGCAGGACTCCAAATCAGCTCTGTGCTTACTAACAAGTAACTTTCGTCAACGTATACAGTTACGAAAAAGCACTTCCTATATTTGGGTATTCATGAAATTCAACAGAAGGCccccgggacggctttctgctctcacACAGTTCAGTTccaagtactttaaatcgttaaccacttttttctaaacacacaattgGAATGCCAAGGGAGAAATGAGGTGCTAACTCACCTTGCTAACAAGTTGTAAAAGTCTTGCATGACTGCTCGCGTTCTGAACCTAGCAGTATTCGTGAAAGTTTACGCCGGATGTACATGTGCTTACGCTAACAAGTCTAGGTAGACCAATCTGCCCACCTTGCCGTTTTCATCAACCTTTCTCGTATACACCGTACTTACCCTGGCCGGGTGGCTTTTCCGCGGCAGTCGCTGGTGACACGTGGTAAACCGCGATGAAACCGAGTAGGAGTAGCCTCAACGCCGTAGATGAACGAATCCCTGGAGTAGCCATGACGTGCGACCGCGGGCTGCGTCTACGCCCCGACGTGCTCTGCAATTTCTGTGCTGCAGCGGTACTTCGAGGGATGTGAATGGGCTTCGGGGGCGTGCGAAGCGTCACTCATAATCGTCACTGTAATTGTGTGCAGTATATCTTCCGCTAGCGGAAAGACGAAGAGACAGTGAAAGTGCAGAGTGGTACTGCAGCAAGAACGAATGTAAGCACACGGCAATAAGGACAAGTGAAAGACGTCATGGCATCAGCCTTCGAGCTATATATCCAATTTAGATTAGCAAACCTCTGTCTAGATGAGAAGCATTGCAAAAGTCGAGAGAGTCAAATCAGATATATCTGACTTAAAGTAATTGTATAATGTAT from Rhipicephalus microplus isolate Deutch F79 chromosome 7, USDA_Rmic, whole genome shotgun sequence includes these protein-coding regions:
- the LOC119179861 gene encoding uncharacterized protein LOC119179861, translating into MATPGIRSSTALRLLLLGFIAVYHVSPATAAEKPPGQGLQCDGCVAILQELHPKLSTSQGRKRLVEGALKNLCNEANFVVYRHSPPKMIKACKFILDNYRDELASSLHNFYKKYKVKDNLKLQAEFCDETIKVCPPGMRDADIRMNPIGMSIDEANEKLAQGINGNQESVIELDNERTEL